Below is a genomic region from Amycolatopsis sp. 195334CR.
CCGCCACCGCCCGCGCAGCACCTGCCCGACCGTGGCCAGGCGCACGGTGTCCTCTGTGCCGTACCCGCCGGTGTCCGTCAACGCCGGGTTCTCCCCTCAGTGCCCGGTACCGCCTTCGCTGGCGCACCACCAACCCCGTCGGACCGGGCACGGCGTTGGTTACACGATTGCCCGCGTCTTGTTCGAAACGCGACCGGAAAGCCGGTCAACGCACCGCCGCGGTGTAGGCCGCGAGCAGCGCCTTCTGGGAGTTCTCCCACGAAAGCGCGCCGGCGACCCGCGCCCGCCCCAGCTCCCCCATCTTTTCCCGCTCCTCCGGCGAGTCCAGCAGATGCGCGATCAGCTTCGCGAACTCCGCCTCGTCGTTGGCCTTGGCGTACAACGCCGCTTCCCCCGCCGAAACCCGCGCCTCCCGCAGCTCGAAGGAAACGATGGGACGGCTCATCGCCATGTACTCCATGATCTTGTTCATCGTCGAGACGTCGTTGAGCGGGTTCAGCGGATCCGGCGAAAGGCACACGTCCGCCGCGGACAGGTAGCGCAGCAGGTCCTCGTCGGGGATCCGGCCGGTGAACTCGACCTGCCCGCCCAGCCCGAGCCTGCCGGACAACGCCACCATGTCGTCGAAGGCGTCACCGGAGCCGATGAACACCGCGTGCCAGTCGGTGCGGCCGAGTTCGTCGCGCAGACGGGCCAGCGCCCGCAGCGCGTAGTCGACGCCGTCCTGGGGGCCCATCACCCCGAGGTAGGCGAGCAGGTGCGGTTTCCCGTTCTTCAGCCCGGGTTCGACCGGGACCTGGCGGAACCGCTCGACCACCGGCGCGCTGCGCACCACGAAGACCTCGTCCGGGGACTTGCCGCCGCGCGTCACCGCGACTTCCTTGTAACTCTCGTTGGTCGCGATGACCACGTCGGCCGTGCGGTAGGTCCACCGCTCCAGCGCGCGGACCGCGCGGTACAGCAGATCTTGGCCCCGGTCGAACCGCGAGAGGTACAGCTCGGGACAGAGGTCATGCTGGTCGAAGACGAACTTCGCGCCGCGGAGCTTGAGCGGGAGCGCGACCAGGAAGAGCAGGTCCGGCGGGTTGCAGGCGTGCACCACGTCGATCCGCCCGAGCTTGCGGGCGAGCCGGAAGGTGTGCCACAGCGCGGCTCCGTACTCCTGGAGGTACCCGGCCGGGCCACCGGTGGCGGCCCGCAGCGGGTACCGCAGGATGTGCACACCGTCGACGGTGACCTCCGCCTCGGTGTCCCGCTTTGTCCCTTGTGGACAGATGACGTGCACGCCCCAGCCCGCGTCGCGCAGCGTGGTGCACTCCTGCCAGACGCGGCGGTCGAACGGAACGGACAGGTTCTCGACGAGGATCAGGGCTTCACCAGGCAAGGCCGACATATCCCTCTTCAGCCCGGCGCCGGTCGGCGTCGGGGACGCGGACGAGATCGATGATCTGGTGGCCGTCGCCGGCCGGGAGCGCGGCGAGCACGTCCGGGTCGGTGCAGCCGATGAGGCAGACCTCGGCGTGGTCCAGCACCTCTTCGACGGACCCGGCCAGCAGCTGGCCCAGGTGCGGCAGCCGGGCTTCGATGTACTCGCGGTTGGCGCCCATCAGCCGGGAGAGGCTGACGTTGGCGTCGTAGATGCGGAGGTCGTACCCCTTGCCGTGGAGGCGTTCGGCGAGTTCGACCAGCGGGCTCTCGCGCAGGTCGTCGGTGCCGGGCTTGAACGACAGGCCGAACAGGCCGAGCTTGCGCTTCCCGGTGCGCACCACCAGGTCGAGCGCGCGCTGGAGGTGTTCGGTGTTCGACGGCAGCACGTGCGACAGGATGGGGATCGCCACGTCGGCGCGGCGGGCGGCGTAGACCAGGCCACGCAGGTCCTTGGGCAGGCACGAGCCGCCGAAGGCGAAGCCCGGCCGGAGGTAGGCCGCGCTGAGGTTGAGCTTGCGGTCGGTCAGGAAAACGTCGATCACCTGGTGCGAGTCGAGCCCGAGCGCGCGGCAGATGGCGCCGAGTTCGTTCGCGAAACCGATCTTGAGCCCGTGGAAGGAATTGTCGGCGTACTTGGTCATCTCGGCCACCGGGATGGCCACGCGGAATACCTCGCCTGGCAGCCCCTCGTACAGTTTCTCCACCACGTCGCCGCTGGCCGCGTCGAGTTCGCCGATGACGGTTCTCGGCGGGTCGAAGAAATCCCGGACGCTGCTGCCCTCACGCAGGAACTCGGGGTTCACCGCGACCCCGAAATCGACGCCCGCGGTGCGCCCGGACGCCTTTTCCAGGATGGGGACCAGCAGGTCGAGGCAGGTGCCGGGCAGCATCGTGCTCCGGAAGACGACGGTGTGCCGGGTGGTCCGGTCCCGCAGCGCGTCGCCGATCTGTTCGGCCACGCGTTCGAGGAAGGTGGTCGACAGGCTGCCGTTGGGCGAGGACGGGGTACCGACGCAGACCAGGGAAAGATCGCTCGCCGCGACCGCCTGCCTGGCGTCGGTCGTGGCTCTCAGCGCGCCGGCGGCGACGACCTCGGCGGTCAGCTCCCCGATGCGTTCCTCCACCACCGGCGCCCGGCCGCGGGAAATGAGCTCGATCTTCACCGGATTCACGTCGACCCCGACGACTTCGTGCCCGCGCCCGGCCAAACACGCCGCCGACACACAACCGACGTAGCCGAGCCCGAATACGCTGATCTTCATGCGAATTCCTCCAGCCGCGTTCCGCTGATCCGTTGGTCGGCGGATGGCTGGGGTTCGTTACGCGGCCCCGCATTCGGCGGAATCCGCGCGTGCAAAGGATTTAGTCCCTCGCGCGGCGGCTCCGTCAAACGCGTTAGACAGCTGTTTCCGGGGCGGGAAATCAGCGGCGGTGGCCGGTCAGTTCGCTCCGTAGAAGCGCCGGACGCGGCCGATGATGTAGTCCTGATCGCCTTCGGAGAGATCGGTGTAGGTCGGCAGGTACAGGCCCGTCGCGGCGAACCGGGCGGCGTTCAGCGAGGCCCAGCCCGGGTCGAAGTACATCGGCTGCCTGCTCATCGGGATGAAGAACGGCCGCGTGTCGATGCCCTCCCCCGCGAGGTATTCGCTCAGCCCGTCCCGGTCCTCGGCGAGCACGTCGAACATCCACAGCACGTCGCGCGGCGGCATCAGGGTCAGCCCGTCGATGCCTTCGAGGCCCGCCTGGTAGCGCTTCTCGATGGCCGCGCGCAACGCCAGTATCTCGTCCAGCCGCTCCACCTGCGCCAGCGCGACGCTCGCCTGGAGATTGGTGAACCGGAAGTTGTAGGCCACCTTGCGGTGCAGGTAGCTGTGCTCCTCGCTGGCGCCGAGCCCGCGCAGGTGCGCCATCTGGCCGGCCAGCCACGGGTCGTCGGTCAGGCAGATGCCGCCCTCCCCGGCGGTGATGATCTTGTTGGCGAACAACGAGAAGCAGGCGATGTCGCCGACCGGGCGGACGCCGTGCGCCTCGGCGGTGTCCTCGACCACCCGCAGCCCGTACTCGCGGGCCAGCCGCATGATCGTGGTCATGTCGCACTGCCTGCCGTAGACGTGCACCGGCATGATCACCTTGGTCCGCGCGGTGATCTTGGCTTCGAGCTGGGTGACGTCGATGGTCAGGTCGTCGGCGCAGTCGACGAACACCGGGGTGGCGCCGAGATAGGTGACCGACCAGGCCGAGGCCACGTAGGTGAACTCCGGCACCAGCACCTCGTCGCCGGGGCCGACGCCCAGCGCCCGCAGCGCGACCGTCAGCGCGGTGGTGCCCGAGGAGCACGAGACCCCGCGGGCCATCCCGTTGTACTCGGCGAAGGCCCGCTCGAACTTCGCCACGTTCGGGCCCTGTGAGGAGATCCAGTTCCCGGTGACGGCCTCGGTGACGTAGGCGAGCTCGTTGCCCCCGAGGCAGGGCTTGGAGATCGGGTAGGTGAACGCCATGCCGCCCTCAGTTCCGTGCCATCGCGGGAAGGCCCAGGATCAGGTCGGCCGCCTGCCGCGTGCCACCCGCCGCGGCGAACAGCTCGGCGTACTTCTGGGCGTTGACGCGGAACGAGTCGTCGGCGAGGACCCGTTCGATCTTGTCGAGCAGGTCGTCGGCATGCAGTTCCCACGGCTTGTCCAGAGTGAGGGACACGCCGAAGTCCAGGCCGCGCCGGGCCTGGTCGTAGGTGTCCACCCACATCGGCCGCAGCACCTGCGGCTTGCCGAAGTGGATGCCCTCGGAGAAGCCGTTGCCGCCCGCGTGGCCGACGAAGAGCTTCACGTTCTCGTGCGCCAGGACGTCCAATTGGGACGGTACCCAGTTCTCCACGCGCAGGTTCGCCGGGAGGTCTTCGGGTAGCCACTGCTGTTGTGACTTCGGCAGTTTCCACAGGACGTGGTGCCTGCCGTCGAGGCGCCGCACCACCTCCAGCACCGCGCCGACCTGGCCGGCGGTGAGCCGGGTGTTGGTGCCGAGTCCGATGTAGATCACCGATTCGTGCGCCGAGAGCCAGTCTTCCAGTTCGTTGCCCGGTGCCTGCGGCAGTGGCGGCAGCAGCGCCCCGACCAGCTTCACGTTCTCCGGGATGTCCAGCGGATAGTCGAGCTCCCGTACCGTGTGGACCAGCGCCAGCTCGGCCTTCTCCACCCTGGCGAACTGCCCCGCCACCTCGGGCGCGATGCCGAGTTCCTTGCGGACCTCGGCGTCTTCCAGCCACTGCTTGCGCATCTTCGACGACATGCCCATGGCGATCGTGCGGAACTGCATGAGCCGGTTCTGCAGTTTCTGCACCAGGTTCTGCTGGTACGGCAGTCCGGAATGCGGCACCGGGAAGGTGCGCGGCGCGTACGACTTGCCGAAGGGAACGTAGGAAACCAGCACGTTGCTCGGCAGGAACGGCACGTTGAGCACGAACGGGATCTTCTTCGTGATGGCGAGTTCGATGCCGTACTGGCACATGCAGTCGATCACCATCAACGCGGGCTGGATCTTCTCGACCGCCTCCTCCAGCTTGCGGTACTTCGGCACGCGCTGCCGGGGATCGATGTTCTTCTCGATGATCGCCCGGCGCGCCTTGAACCGCGAGCGCTGGGTCACCTTGCGGTAGGTCTCGTCGTCCCAGTTCTCCGAGAGCACGTCGGGGTGGTGCTCGCCGAGCGAGAAGAACTCCACCGGGGTGCCCGCGTCGATCGATTCCACATCGGACCGGCGCATCTCGTCCGTGGCGAACCACAGGTCCTCGACGCGGCGGCGGGACAACTCGCCGGCCAGCACGAGCATCGTGTTGATCAGCCCGCTGCCGACCATGCTCACGAACAGAACCGGCCGCTGACTCGAACTCATCTACGACTCCCCGGTGGACGAACTGGTGCCCGCGCAGCATGCCGCACCCCCGCCCGCCGGTGATCGATCTCAAGTCGAATCCCTAGTCGTTACGCCCGAATTATCGTGAACGAGCAATTAGTCCCCAGTGGACTGAACGTGAATCGGCAACCAGAGCTCCACCTGGTCGTAGCGCCGGTAGAATTCGACGAGCGGCCGTTCTTCGTCCACCCGGGCGGCGGCCAGCAGTTCGTCGAACCCGGGCGCGATCCGGCCGTAGAGGCCGGGCGGCTCACCGACCAATCTGCCCCGCAGGTACCAGCCGCCGGGCAGCGTGCCGACCACCAAGCCGTACCGGGCGGGCTCGTCCTCCGGCTTCACCGGGGTGCAGACGGTGTACGTGCCTTCCCGTTCGTCGGCCCGCGCGTACATCTTGCGCCCGCGCAGGCCCACCAGCCCTTCGAAGTCCGCCCAGAGCTCCTGCATCTCGGGCAGCTCGTCGCGCCCGGTGCGTTCCATCACCGGGACGTCCTCGCGCCGGATGCGGTCCGGCGTGCCGTGCAGTACCGAATCAGCCATCCCGGCAGCGAACCACGCACCACCGACAAAACCGGCCCTCAGGCGGGTTTCGCGTGCGTGCCCCGCCGCACCAGTTCCGGGGCGAAGCCCGCCTTTCTCGGCGCCAGCTCCGGGTGGTCGATGCGCTCGGCGAGCAGGCGCGCCGACGCGCGGGCCATCTCGTGCAGGTCGTGCCGCACGGTGGTCAGGTCGAACGACTCCCACCCGGCCATCGGGATGTCGTCGAAGCCGATCAGCGTCAGCTCCTCCGGGATCCGGATCCCGTGCCGCAGCGCGGCGTTGAGCGCGCCGATCGCGGTCACGTCGTTGCCGCAGAACACCGCGGTCGGCCGGGGGTCCTGCGCCCACAGCTCGGGCAGCGCCCGGTAGCCGGTCTCGAAGTCGAACGGGCCGCGCCGGATGTGCCGTTCGGTCAGCGCGATCCCGGCCTCGGCCAGGCCCAGCCGGAACCCCAGTTCGCGGTCGCGGCCGGTCGAGGTGTCCTGCGGGCCGCTGATGATCGCCACGTCGCGGTGCCCGAGCGCGGCCAGCTCCGCGGCCACCAGCCTGCCGCCCTTCTCGTTGTCCACCACGGCGCTGTCGGCGTGCGCGTTGGCCGACTCGCGGTTGAGGAACACGTAGGGCAGCCCGCGGCGGCCGAGTTCGTCGGGCAGCGCCGAGTCGAGCGTGGCCGTCGCCAGCACCACCCCGTCGATCGAGCGGTCCAGCAGGCGCTCGCTGGCGATCGCCGATTCGGACCGCTCGGTGAACAGCATCATCCGGTAGTCCAGCCGCTCCAGCTCGTCGTGCAGCGGGCCGACCAGGTGCGGGTAGAACGGATTGGTCAGGTCCGAGATGACCACCCCGACCCGGCGGCTGCTCCGCGTGGACAGGCTGCGCCCGGCCTCGCTGGGCACGTAGTTCAGCGCCTCGGCCGCGCGGCGGACCCGGTCCAGGGTCGCCGCGGTGACCCTCGGATCGCCCCGCAGCGCGCGCGACACCGTGGCCTGGCTGACCCCGGCCAGCCTGGCCACGTCGTGGCTGGTGATCGCCATCTCCGCCCCTCACCTGTGGATGCATACGCATCGTAGTGCACCCGGCGCGCCGCGGTAGCCGGTTTCGGCCGGGGAGTCAGTGAATCCGGCATTGACATCCGGCACCGCGATTGCTTCAGTACATACGTATGCACAACGGGAGGAAGACATGCGAGTGACCGAGGAGGAGTTGCGGCGGCGGACCATCCGGCGCACCGACTTCGTGTCCTGCGACCAGGCCTTCATCGACTGCCGGACCCCCGGGTCCGACCGCAAGGAGAACTACTCGATGATCGGCCCCGGCGTGACGCAGAGCGCCGGGCAGGTGGTCAACCTGCGCGAGGCCCACGGCTTCAACATCGGCGCCGCGGCGATGCCCGGCGGCATCACCAACAACCTGCACCTGCACTTCACCGCCGAGGTCTTCCTGTGCTTCCGCGGCGAGTTCCTGCTGCGCTGGGGCGCCGACGGCCGCGAGGGCGAACTGGTGCTGCGCGAGGGCGACATCGCTTCCCTGCCGACGTGGATCTTCCGCGGCTTCACCAACATCGGCCCCGACGACGGCTGGTTGTTCACCGCGCTCGGCCACGACGACACCGGCGGCATCATCTGGGGCCCCTCGGTGCTGCGCGAGGCCGAGGGCCACGGGCTGTACCTCACCGCCGACAACCAGCTGGTCGACACGGTGGCCGGGGACGAGCGCCCGCCCGAGGACCAGCTGGTCGCGCCGATGACCGACGAGCAGATCGCCGGGCTGCGCAGGTACACGCCCGAGCAGATGCGGCGGAAGGTCGCCACGCCGGCGGACCTGGTCTGGTCCAGCGAGCCGTTCCTCGACAGCAGGCTGCCCGGCGGCGGGGCCGAACTGGCGCTGGTGATCGGGTACGGGATGACCGAGGACCCCGAGCAGGAACCGCGGATCTTCAAGCCACACGGGCACAACATCGCCTGGCTGCGCGCGGAACCCGGGCAGGGCGTGCGGGCGCACCGGCACGCGCAGACCCAGGTGCTGATGGTCAAGGAAGGCGAGTGGGAGGTCACGCTCAACCTGCACGACGAGGTGTCGGTGCGGCTGGGCCCGTGGGACCTGCTGTCGGTGCCCGCCGGCGCCTGGCGTTCGCTGCGCAACGTCGGTGACGGCACCGCGAGCATGGTGGTGGTCAACGGCGGGGACGGCCGGGTCCGGCTGGAGTGGGACGACGAGGTGGTCAAGGCGGCCGCCGACGAGGGGGTCGCCATCGACCACGACGGCTACCTGGCCCCGTACGCGCTGGTCCCCCGGCCGATCGGATGACCCTGCCGACGGTGCTGGTGCCCGGCATGCTGTGCGACGCCGCGCTGTGGGACGGGGTCCGGGCAGAGCTCGGACCCACCGTCGACGTGGCGATCACCGCGGGCGACATCGGCGCGATGGCCGAGCAGGTGCTCGCCGCGGTACCGGGCCCGTTCCGGCTGGTCGGGCTCAGCCTCGGCGCCATCGTCGGGTTCGAGGTGCTGCGCCGTGCCCCCGAGCGCGTCCGCGGGCTGTGCGCCCTCTCCACCAACGCCGGTGCGCCACGACCCGAGCAGCGCGAAGCCTGGCTCGCGCTGGCCCGATCCACTGTGGACGGCCAGTTCGACGCGGTGGTGCGCGAGCGCGTCCTGCCGACCATGTTCGCCGAACCGGATTCCCCGCTGGCCGGGGCGTTCATGGCGATGGCGCACCGCGTCGGCCCGGCGGTGTTCCTCCGCCAGCTCGCCGCGCAGGCCACCCGGCGCGACCAGCACGAAGAACTGGCCCGGCACCGGATTCCCGCGCTCGTGCTCTGCGGGGACCGCGATGCCCTGTGCCCACCCGGATTCCACGAACGGCTGGCCGCCGCGTTGCCGCTGGCCGAGCTGGAGGTGCTGCCCGGTGCCGGTCACCTGCTGCCGTGGGAGACCGACCTGGGCCCGCTGCTGCGGGCGCACCTGAACCCCGATCTCGACGAGGAGACCGCGTAATGCCCGAAATCCTGAAAGCACCCGCACCGGTGGCCGGCGAGCGCGGTGACCCGGCCCAGGTGAAGACCAAGGTCACCGGCATCATCGAGGACATCCGCAAGCGCGGCGACGCGGCGGTGGCGGAGTACTCGGCGCTGTTCGACCGGTGGGAACCCGAGTCGTTCCGGCTCTCGCCCGAGGAGATCGACCGCATCATCGCCGGGGTGCCCGAGCAGGTCCTCGAGGACATCCGGTTCGTGCAGCAGCAGGTGCGCACCTTCGCCGAGCACCAGCGGGCCTCGCTCGGCGAGTTCGAGATCGAGACCCTGCCCGGTGTGCGCCTCGGCCAGAAGCAGGTGCCGATCGCCGCCGCGGGTGCCTACGTCCCCGGCGGCCGGTACCCGCTGACCGCGTCCGCGCACATGACCATCGTGACCGCGAAGGTGGCCGGGGTGGCGCGCGTGGCGGCCTGCACCCCGCCGATCCGCGGGGAGATCCCGGCGGCCACCGTGGCCGCGATGCACCTCGCCGGAGCCGACGAGATCTACCTGCTCGGCGGGGTGCAGGCGGTGACCGCGCTGGCCGTGGGCACCGAGACGATCCCGCGCGTCGACCTGCTCGCCGGACCGGGCAACGCCTACGTCGCCGAGGCGAAGCGGCAGCTCTTCGGTGAGGTGGGCATCGACCTGTTCGCCGGGCCGACCGAGGTGCTGATCGTCGCGGACGACACCGCCGACCCGTTCGTCGTCGCGGTGGACCTGCTCTCGCAGGCCGAGCACGGCCCCGACTCCCCCGCCGTGCTGATCACCACCAGCCGTGCGCTGGCCACGGCGGTGATCGAGCAGGTCGACGAGCTGCTGCCGGGCATGCCCACCCGCGACTTCGCCGAACCGGCGTGGCGCGACCACGGTGAGGTCGTCGTGGTGGACTCCGTGGACGAGGCGTACGCGCTGGCCGACACCTACGCCAGCGAGCACGTCCAGATCCTCACCGCGCAGCCGCGCCGGGCGCTGGACCGGATGACCCAGTACGGCGCGCTGTTCCTCGGCGCGGGCACCTGCGTTTCCTTCGGGGACAAGGTGATCGGCACCAACCACGTGCTGCCGACGCGGGGCGCGGCCCGCTACACCGGCGGATTGTGGGTGGGCAAGTACCTCAAGACAGTGACCTACCAGGAGATCACCGATCCGGCGTCCAGCGCGTTGCTCGGCGAGGTGTGCGGGCGCGCGGCCAGGGTGGAGCTGTTCGAGGGCCACGCCCGTTCCGGCGATGTGCGCGCGGCCGCCGGTGGACCGCGACCGGCCTGGGCGAACCGGTGAGCGCCGGCCTGGCCGGGCGGACCGCCCTGGTCACCGGCGGCGGCTCGGGGCTGGGCCGGGCGATGTGCCTGGCTCTGTCCGCCGCGGGAGCTCGGGTCATCGCCGCGGGGCGCCGCCGGGAGGCGCTGGCGGAAACCGTCGAGCTGCTGCCGGAGCCGGGACGCGCGGCTGTCGTCGACGTCGGCGATCCGGACTCCGTCGCCGCGCTGGCCGCGGAACTCGCCGAAGAGCAGGTCGGCGTGCTGGTCAACAACGCGGGCGTACCCGGTCCCGTCCGGAACCTGGTCGACGTCGAACCCGGCGAGTGGGACGAGGTGTTCGCGGTGAACGTGCGCGGCACCTACCTGATGTGCCGGGCCTTCCTGCCCGCGATGATCGCCGCCGGCCGGGGTGACGTGGTCAACGTGGCCTCGGTCAGCGGCAAGCGGCCCTTGACCGCCCGTACCCCGTACTGCGCCTCGAAGATGGCGGTGCTGGGGCTGACCACGACGCTGGCGGCCGAGGCCGGGCCGCACGGCGTCATGGTCAATTCGCTCTCCCCCGGGCCGGTGGACGGGCCGCGGATGGAGCGCAACTTCCGCCTGGAGGCCGAGCGCTCCGGCATCTCCAGCGAGCAGGCCGAGCGGGCGTTCGTCGCCCGCGCCGCGCTCGGGCGCATGGTCACCGAGACCGAGGTGGCCACCGCGCTGGTCGCGATGCTGGGCATGCCCGGCCTGTGCGCGGCCGACATCGACCTCTCGGCGGGGATGGTGGCCCGATGAACCGGCTCAAACGGACACTCGCCGCCGGCGGCAGCGCGACCGGCGTGCTGCTGCGCCTGCCCGCGGTGGGCCTGGTCGAACTCGCGGGCGTGGCGGGGCTGGACTTCGTGCTGCTCGACTGCGAACACGGGCCCGCCGACACCGAGCAGGTGCAGCACCACCTCAACGCCGCCGACGCGCACGGCCTGGCGACACTGGTGCGGGTGGGCAGCGCGGAACCCGCGCTGATCCTGCGGGCGCTCGACCTCGGTGCCCAGGGCGTGGTGGTGCCCCATGTGGACACCGCCGGGCAGGCCGCGGCCGTGGTCGCCGCGGCGCACTACCCACCGCTGGGCGAGCGCGGGTTCGCCAACTACACCCGAGCCGCCCGCTTCGGCTCCCGCGCCCCGGCCGACTACCTCGACGACGCGGCCGCCACCACCATGGTGATCCCGATGCTGGAGACGGCGGCGGCCTGCGAGAACGCGGCGGAGATCCTCGCCGTGCCCGGGGTGGACGCGGTGATGCCGGGTCCCGCCGACCTGGCCGTCTCGATGGGTGCGCTGGCCGACAAGCCGCGCGTCGACGCCGCGATCGCGGCCGCCGGTGCCGCCGCCGAACGGGCGGGCAAGCCGGTCCTGCGCATCGTCGGCGACGCCGCGGCGGCCAGGGCGACCGGCTCCCGCTTTGTCGTCTACAACCTCACCCAGGTGCTGTTGACCGCGTTCCGCGAGCTGGTCCTCACCCCTCGTTGACATACGAATACTCCCCGATCAGCTGGGGTGTTGCGGATCTCGTGAATACGCATACACTCGGCCGATCGCGGCACTGGAACCCCGCAAGAGGAGTGCACCCGTGACCACCACGAAACCTCCACCGCGCAAGCGGCACGCGGTCGCCTACCTGCACCTGGCCCCGGCCCTGATCGCCATCGTGCTCACCACGGTGTACCCGCTGGCGTCGGCGCTGATCACCAGTTTCCGGCACTGGCGGCTGAACGAGACCAGGGAGCCCGGCGAGTTCGTCGGGTTCGAGCAGTACGAGCGGGCCTTCACCGACTCGACCTTCTACAACAGCGCCTGGGTCACCCTGCAGTACACGGTGATCTCGGTGGTGCTCTCGGTCGGCATCGGCCTGCTCATCGCGCTGGTGCTCAACCGCCCCGGCCGGCTCAGCGCGCTGACCAAGGCGCTGCTGATCCTGCCGTTCGCGGTGGCGCCGGCGCTGAAGGGCTTCTCCTGGCGGTTCATGTTCAACCCCGAGTACGGCGTCTACGACCAGATGCTCGGCACCGTGCTGCCGTTCACCGACGGCGTCAACTGGCTCGGTGACCCGTTCTGGGCGCTGATG
It encodes:
- a CDS encoding GyrI-like domain-containing protein, whose translation is MADSVLHGTPDRIRREDVPVMERTGRDELPEMQELWADFEGLVGLRGRKMYARADEREGTYTVCTPVKPEDEPARYGLVVGTLPGGWYLRGRLVGEPPGLYGRIAPGFDELLAAARVDEERPLVEFYRRYDQVELWLPIHVQSTGD
- the hisD gene encoding histidinol dehydrogenase, which produces MPEILKAPAPVAGERGDPAQVKTKVTGIIEDIRKRGDAAVAEYSALFDRWEPESFRLSPEEIDRIIAGVPEQVLEDIRFVQQQVRTFAEHQRASLGEFEIETLPGVRLGQKQVPIAAAGAYVPGGRYPLTASAHMTIVTAKVAGVARVAACTPPIRGEIPAATVAAMHLAGADEIYLLGGVQAVTALAVGTETIPRVDLLAGPGNAYVAEAKRQLFGEVGIDLFAGPTEVLIVADDTADPFVVAVDLLSQAEHGPDSPAVLITTSRALATAVIEQVDELLPGMPTRDFAEPAWRDHGEVVVVDSVDEAYALADTYASEHVQILTAQPRRALDRMTQYGALFLGAGTCVSFGDKVIGTNHVLPTRGAARYTGGLWVGKYLKTVTYQEITDPASSALLGEVCGRAARVELFEGHARSGDVRAAAGGPRPAWANR
- a CDS encoding nucleotide sugar dehydrogenase, yielding MKISVFGLGYVGCVSAACLAGRGHEVVGVDVNPVKIELISRGRAPVVEERIGELTAEVVAAGALRATTDARQAVAASDLSLVCVGTPSSPNGSLSTTFLERVAEQIGDALRDRTTRHTVVFRSTMLPGTCLDLLVPILEKASGRTAGVDFGVAVNPEFLREGSSVRDFFDPPRTVIGELDAASGDVVEKLYEGLPGEVFRVAIPVAEMTKYADNSFHGLKIGFANELGAICRALGLDSHQVIDVFLTDRKLNLSAAYLRPGFAFGGSCLPKDLRGLVYAARRADVAIPILSHVLPSNTEHLQRALDLVVRTGKRKLGLFGLSFKPGTDDLRESPLVELAERLHGKGYDLRIYDANVSLSRLMGANREYIEARLPHLGQLLAGSVEEVLDHAEVCLIGCTDPDVLAALPAGDGHQIIDLVRVPDADRRRAEEGYVGLAW
- a CDS encoding cupin domain-containing protein, with product MRVTEEELRRRTIRRTDFVSCDQAFIDCRTPGSDRKENYSMIGPGVTQSAGQVVNLREAHGFNIGAAAMPGGITNNLHLHFTAEVFLCFRGEFLLRWGADGREGELVLREGDIASLPTWIFRGFTNIGPDDGWLFTALGHDDTGGIIWGPSVLREAEGHGLYLTADNQLVDTVAGDERPPEDQLVAPMTDEQIAGLRRYTPEQMRRKVATPADLVWSSEPFLDSRLPGGGAELALVIGYGMTEDPEQEPRIFKPHGHNIAWLRAEPGQGVRAHRHAQTQVLMVKEGEWEVTLNLHDEVSVRLGPWDLLSVPAGAWRSLRNVGDGTASMVVVNGGDGRVRLEWDDEVVKAAADEGVAIDHDGYLAPYALVPRPIG
- a CDS encoding LacI family DNA-binding transcriptional regulator gives rise to the protein MAITSHDVARLAGVSQATVSRALRGDPRVTAATLDRVRRAAEALNYVPSEAGRSLSTRSSRRVGVVISDLTNPFYPHLVGPLHDELERLDYRMMLFTERSESAIASERLLDRSIDGVVLATATLDSALPDELGRRGLPYVFLNRESANAHADSAVVDNEKGGRLVAAELAALGHRDVAIISGPQDTSTGRDRELGFRLGLAEAGIALTERHIRRGPFDFETGYRALPELWAQDPRPTAVFCGNDVTAIGALNAALRHGIRIPEELTLIGFDDIPMAGWESFDLTTVRHDLHEMARASARLLAERIDHPELAPRKAGFAPELVRRGTHAKPA
- a CDS encoding DegT/DnrJ/EryC1/StrS aminotransferase family protein; its protein translation is MAFTYPISKPCLGGNELAYVTEAVTGNWISSQGPNVAKFERAFAEYNGMARGVSCSSGTTALTVALRALGVGPGDEVLVPEFTYVASAWSVTYLGATPVFVDCADDLTIDVTQLEAKITARTKVIMPVHVYGRQCDMTTIMRLAREYGLRVVEDTAEAHGVRPVGDIACFSLFANKIITAGEGGICLTDDPWLAGQMAHLRGLGASEEHSYLHRKVAYNFRFTNLQASVALAQVERLDEILALRAAIEKRYQAGLEGIDGLTLMPPRDVLWMFDVLAEDRDGLSEYLAGEGIDTRPFFIPMSRQPMYFDPGWASLNAARFAATGLYLPTYTDLSEGDQDYIIGRVRRFYGAN
- a CDS encoding alpha/beta fold hydrolase, with translation MTLPTVLVPGMLCDAALWDGVRAELGPTVDVAITAGDIGAMAEQVLAAVPGPFRLVGLSLGAIVGFEVLRRAPERVRGLCALSTNAGAPRPEQREAWLALARSTVDGQFDAVVRERVLPTMFAEPDSPLAGAFMAMAHRVGPAVFLRQLAAQATRRDQHEELARHRIPALVLCGDRDALCPPGFHERLAAALPLAELEVLPGAGHLLPWETDLGPLLRAHLNPDLDEETA
- a CDS encoding glycosyltransferase encodes the protein MSSSQRPVLFVSMVGSGLINTMLVLAGELSRRRVEDLWFATDEMRRSDVESIDAGTPVEFFSLGEHHPDVLSENWDDETYRKVTQRSRFKARRAIIEKNIDPRQRVPKYRKLEEAVEKIQPALMVIDCMCQYGIELAITKKIPFVLNVPFLPSNVLVSYVPFGKSYAPRTFPVPHSGLPYQQNLVQKLQNRLMQFRTIAMGMSSKMRKQWLEDAEVRKELGIAPEVAGQFARVEKAELALVHTVRELDYPLDIPENVKLVGALLPPLPQAPGNELEDWLSAHESVIYIGLGTNTRLTAGQVGAVLEVVRRLDGRHHVLWKLPKSQQQWLPEDLPANLRVENWVPSQLDVLAHENVKLFVGHAGGNGFSEGIHFGKPQVLRPMWVDTYDQARRGLDFGVSLTLDKPWELHADDLLDKIERVLADDSFRVNAQKYAELFAAAGGTRQAADLILGLPAMARN
- a CDS encoding glycosyltransferase family 4 protein, with the protein product MSALPGEALILVENLSVPFDRRVWQECTTLRDAGWGVHVICPQGTKRDTEAEVTVDGVHILRYPLRAATGGPAGYLQEYGAALWHTFRLARKLGRIDVVHACNPPDLLFLVALPLKLRGAKFVFDQHDLCPELYLSRFDRGQDLLYRAVRALERWTYRTADVVIATNESYKEVAVTRGGKSPDEVFVVRSAPVVERFRQVPVEPGLKNGKPHLLAYLGVMGPQDGVDYALRALARLRDELGRTDWHAVFIGSGDAFDDMVALSGRLGLGGQVEFTGRIPDEDLLRYLSAADVCLSPDPLNPLNDVSTMNKIMEYMAMSRPIVSFELREARVSAGEAALYAKANDEAEFAKLIAHLLDSPEEREKMGELGRARVAGALSWENSQKALLAAYTAAVR